CCCCAGAAATGGTTCAAGACCTTTTTAGTACTGCCACCGTTGTCGGTGCGACAGTTGTAAGTACATACTTAtaagcaattttattttcaataattttcgtCAAACTTGTACCTTTTTCCAATGCCTTGTCCAAACGACATAGTATACTCTATACCTATACTGTTTTTCACATAAGCCTGGACTGGTTGCTCATCACGGATACTTTGTCGAAAGTCATTATGTGACGACCGAGGATGGTTACATCCTCCAAATGCATCGAATCCCAGCGTCTCCTAAGAGTCCTGAAGCTACCAGCAGAGGCGTAGTATTCCTGATGCATGGGCTGTGCGGAAGTTCTGCTGCCTTTATTCTCATGGGACCTGGAAAAGCTTTAGGTAATACTCGAGTGATTGGCTGATTTATTACGCACTACGATACATTTTCCAAACCAAATATTCTGCGAACAACGTGTCGTTTGTTTTCTTCAGCCTACGTCCTGGCCGATGCTGGATACGACGTATGGTTGGGCAACGCTAGGGGAAATacttattcaaaaaatcacaCAACTATTACCGATTTTACCAGTAAAAAGTTCTGGGACTTCGAATGGCATGAAATTGGTATTTACGATCTTCCCGCCATGATCGACTACGTTCTTGAAAATACAGGACAGGAGAAAGTGTCATTCGTGGGTCACAGTCAAGGCGCAACAACGTTCTACGTTATGGCCTCTTTGAAACCCGAGTACAACGACAAGATTGAGGTCATGTTCTCTTTGGGTCCTGTCGCTTACATGTCAAACCTAATTAGCCCGGTGTTGAGGCTTACCGCCAAATTCGAGGGTTCTCTGGGGGTTCGTAATTGATGTTTCTCACctctgattaattttttttatcactacGTAACGGATCGATTACTTAAATACTTGTTTCCTTAGGTGATTTTCAATCTCTTTGGTCAGTACGAGTTCCTGCCTAGTCACGATCTTATCAGCGCAGCTAGTTCGACATTCTGCGAAGCGGATGCTCTGACTCAATACATGTGCAGTAATTCAATCTACTTCCTGATGGGGTTCAACAAGGCTCAAACCAACACCGTGAGTTTATTCAAATACACAGGACCAACGAAGTCGGACTGGCGACTTAGTTCACCGATTGAAATTACACGTTCGGTAGAGCATGCTGCCAATTATCGTTAAACACATGCCGGCTGGTGCGTCAACTCGTCAAGTAATTCACTACGGTCAAGAAATTAATTCCGGCAAGTTCAGACAGTGGGATTACGGCCTGCTGTTCAATCAGGTGCAATATGGGAGACTTACACCACCAGATTACGAGCTTAGCAGGATTACTGCACCCATCCACTTGCTCTACAGTGACAACGACTGGATGGCTGCTGTAGAAGTCAGTTTAcctggagtttttttttctttcacgtaaCCAAGCATATTTTacttatataataattgtacTCGAAgagtcgttcatttttctttgGTAAATCCATCATTATTTACCGTTCTTGGGTTATCCTGTTAGTCATTTCACTGCAATACCAATTCCACGACTAACTTTATTTCGCTATTTTTATAGGACGTCAAACAGTTGTACGAAGAGCTTGGGAACCCGGTTGAGATGTATCGAATCATGGATGGGAGTTGGAACCACCTTGATTTTGTATTTGGTATCAATGCCAAGGAACTCGTCTATGAACATATGCTGGCTGTATTACAAAAACGATATAGTGATTAGGTGATAATAAAATCATCTACCACGGTTGCCGattatgaaaaatacaaattgaGGTTATTCGATACATAGGATTCTAGTTAATGTACtatactttttatttaataaatgaatCTCACGTACTCCGAGTGAATATGAGaaagaaatttctcaaaatataCGTTGGAATATACTGTGCGTTTTCCTTCGTCATATGccgattaaatttttattttttttttttgttcattatttttttcataaatgaGTAAATAATATAACGTCTAGACAATTAATTCGAGAAAATCGCACTCCACCttaaacttttcttttcaagtTTTACAGACTGTGGTTTCAATACGGCATAACCGAGTATTCTACATGCGAACGTATTCAGTGACCTTCCCCGCGCCGTGATGACCCCGTTTTAAGGTAGAAAGTTGCGTGAACGCCGGCGTAACCGAATCGAAGTTCGATCTTTCGTTAAATTACGTGGGCGATTATGTAACGCACAAATAGTGCACAACCACCGGCAAAAAGACTTTCGGTTTCggatgtataatgtatgtatgaaCATACGCAACAGGTGCATCTGGCAGGTAAAAGTAAAAGGACGACAAAACCTGGGTCGTGGGTATTGGGATACCTGGCGAAGACCTGAGGTACTCCCATCACAATCCCGCCAGTAGACATCGTATCATCCGGAGTCACGGTATACGCGTGTGAAGTTGTTGAGAAAGATGTGTTTCTAGAATTAAAACAGTGGCATGGATGCTGATAATCACGATTCACAAGTATTGGTGTGCGTGCCACCATATAGGTAAACCAACCCAACGTTTAACCGGGTATCATTAGCATTGTACGTTACGACAGTgttcatttatatataaagTGTTCTACCTAGAGTATGACAGCTATCCTACCACTCAAGATGGTCGGGGCACGTGAGTTTTTATTCGTAATTACAGTAGTCGTGGTTATCCTCGCACCTTCTCTGGTCGAACCTACCAGTATTAGGGCCAAGAAAAATGCCGACGTTGATCTGAAAACGGTAAGAACGTAAATGATCAACATTTCATGCATTGGTGCACATCTTCcgacattatttttttacagccGGAATTGTTGAAGAAATATGGTTATCcgattgaaattcatcatacCGTTACCGAGGATGGATACATCCTGGCTATGCACAGGATCCCTGGCGTCCTTTCGAAAGGCGAATATAAGGAAGCGTGGAGAGGTCCTGTTCTCTTGCAACACGGACTGGCGGGCAGTTCAGCGGACTGGGTCATAATGGGTCCCAAAAGGTCCTTGGGTGAGTTGTTTGACTGAATCGGCTTGAAATACTTTCGTCTTCTGCTTCCGATGAAGAACTGAGGGTAAGTTGACCGCCATAGTTTGGTCGtctgaaaaagtattttcgtTTGTCAGCTTACTTACTCGCTGATCGGGGATACGACGTCTGGCTTGGAAACAGTCGTGGAAATCTTTACTCAAGAAATCATACCGTCCTTTCACCGGAGAACAAGTTGTTCTGGAATTTCAGGTTGGTTACTTGTCGCATTGTCAAAAGCTGACGTGCATTTtcgaaatccattttttttttttttacagctgGCACGAACTTGGGGTTTTTGACCTCCCGGCAACGGTGGATTACATCCTCGCTCAGACGTTGCTTCCGAAAATCTTTTACATCAGTCACTCTCAAGGAACGACACAGTTCTGGGTCATGGCCTCGGAACGTCCTTCGTACAATGAGAAGATCATATTAATGGCTGCATTGGCGCCCGTAGCTTACACCAGTAATCTACGAGGGCCGGTAACGAAACTTGCTGTACTGACACCAATTGGAGTGGTACGTTATTCGCGTGCGATTCAGAAGTGAGACGGTGAACACTTTGTTCCCcacaaaaaatgataacacCCCGTTCCTAATTTACCGGATGAATTCTAGTGGATCGGGGAGAATTTTGGATATCCGGAATATACGCCAAGATCAACATGGGAAAACCTCGTTTCGACATTCATATGTAGGGATTCCTCTTTCACCCAGTTTTTGTGCAGTACCGTTCTTTTCCTCATTGCTGGCTTCAGTCCCGACGAACTAGACTCTGTGAGTAAAGACGGGCAGTTCTTTTACtgtgttaattaaatttttcaaataaatattgtgcAATAATCGTGTTTTGCGCAGACGAACCTACCTGTAATTATTGGCCATATACCAGCTGGCGCGTCCTGGAAGCAGTTCATACACTTCGGGCAAGGGACTATGGAACAGGGTGAGACTGAAGTTTAAACttgtttgtaaaatatacctgtgtatggggaattccatggGAACCCGACTAACATCTGGACCacaccatttttgattttgttaaaaaatttttatacttttgtCCCAATTCTGAAAAGTAATTacttttaatataattttaaccATTAACCGCAGCctcgaaatttatacaataatattctTGGGTTACAGGACGTTTCCGAAAATTCGATTACGACAGCGTTGAAAAGAACTTGCGTGCCTACAACGTTAGTGTACCACCAGAATATcctttggaaaaaattacagcCCCAGttgcatttttcagcagcaaAAATGACTGGCTCGCTACGCCAaaggtaataataatgatcgaTTAGAAAAATCTATTTACGTTATTTACAGCATATATTACAGTAACACGAGGTTGAATTATCttggaaatcgaaaaaacaaaactactCGAGTATGTGAAATACGAACGATCAACGCGAACTAATGATTTCCGGTCTGAATGACCAACTAATTGTTAAAGATACGTCATTACATCGCCAAGCAATTAGCGAAAAGCAAGAAATTGTTTCTTTGCAATCTAGTATTGACTTTATTTAATCACGAAAATATCGTTATTAAACTCAGGTTGCGATATATCCGATCAATCTCAACCATATCAAATCAATTACACCTGCATGATATCATCTTCGTATACAAACGCCCCTATGTAGGTATACGTAGATATAATTACAACCTCGATCGTATGATCGTATTTTTCAGCTATTTTTCGCGAATAAAAAACTTCCGGAAGAATGTTTAAACCCATAACGAACTGCACAATGTTGCTCTTTCTAATTTTCAGGATGTCAGTCTTCTGGCATCGAGGCTCCGTAGCTTGATGCTGTCTTACATAGTGCCCGTGGATACTTTCAATCATTATGACTTCCTGTGGGGAATGCACGCTCCGGAATTGGTCTACGAGCGTCTCTTCACGCTGCTGGAAGAATTTTCTACATGAATACTTGAAAATCCTCCACCTGAAAATGTTCAAACAgttaatatgtataatatttctgtGCAGCTACTGTCTGATAACCATCACACTACTTGAATAAATTCAGTTTCTAGTCAATAACGAATACAAAGAATTTTCACAGCTAATTTAAAGTCACGACAATTTGGTGTTGTCAACGATCAATGAGCCTTACTTATTTAGTTTATACCTATCGATAAGAGACTTTGTGTTGATCAAATTACATTCAGAATTTCTATCAgttatttttctatttgatTCCTATCATAGCTTAGAAACATGAGACATCGGTCATAACGTAAATGCAGCATCCAACTGGTTTTCGGTCATTCCTTTGTTGAAAGTATTACCCACAAATCGCCTGTACTCCTTACCAATTGCTTCATAAAACGTGGCGGTAGTTAATCCCAAAGTGTCTAAATATCGGTGGATCAACATATGAAACATAAAATGGTACACTCAATTAGACAATCAATATTTGATAGATCAAGATCCTCAAAATATACTTTTCAGAAAGCGATGTCTGGGATGATTGACTTCCAATGGATTTGGTgccggtaaaatttttaactatCGTTACGAGAACTATTTTATTAGTAATGCAGTTAGGGCTCGGAGTATATTTATTCTACGAAATCCCTCTTTGATTTAACCTTTTTTGAATACTTGTGTTGCTCATAGAACCGCAAACGTAGTACATATTAGCGATTATATCTGGGTATTCTCTTTGTCAGTTAGTCTCTTGGTCTTGTcgaataactaaaaaaaagagacttatataaaatatcggacatatggttgaaaaatatcgcgtGATTTTTAAACATCAAGTTACCTTCTGACAAAATCTAAATTCAGTATAAACTTGTAATAATTTCTTGTTGATTGTTGTCAGTAGTGCTATTGCTGAAAAATGGTCGATTGCGAATCTAACATTACATCAATAGGATAACAatattgaacgaaaaaaatattttatcacaaTACTCGATCGTAGACAATCAGTATATAAGGCCAATCGAAATCGAGGTTTCCATTCAGAGTCATCAACCGCAGTCATGAAATTACTATTCATTCTGGTCGTGGCTTTAGTCGGCTCTGCAATTGCAGACGACGATGCCGATGAGAAGGTTTGGACTGAAGACGAAGTCGAGGATATTTTGGCCAGTGCAACTAGCGACGCGACTGCAACTGTCGTAAGTTAACCCATGGATGCTTATCCATCAAAGGATCGCAGAGAGTTCGGATTTTGTTTCGCATCTTGACTGGTTATTCTGTTTTTTAAAGCCTGTACTAATTGCCAACAACGGATACACAGCCGAGACCCACTACGTGACGACCGACGATGGTTACATACTGCAAATGCATCGTATCCCTGCAACTCCTACGAGTGCCGCATCCGATGACAAACCTGTCGTGTTCCTCATGCACGGCCTGCTGTCTAGTTCTGCTGACTGGGTGATCATGGGACCTGGAAAGGGTTTCGGTGAGTTGCTGACCGATCTAATAACTTACCGTCGATACGTCTTCAAACGTGTATGCGTTCGATGAAAACAACGTCGTCCTTGTTTTCTTCAGCTTACATCTTAGCCGATGCCGGATACGACGTGTGGATGGGCAACGCAAGAGGAAATACGTACTCCAAGAATCACACCACCTTGACAGATTTTACTGGCAAAGACTTCTGGTACTTTGACTGGCATCAAATTGGCTACTACGATCTCCCCGCCATGATTGACTACGCTCTTGAAACAACGGGTCAGGAGAAATTATTCTACATGGGTCACAGTCAAGGCACAACTTCGTTCTACGTGATGGCCTCTATGAGGACCGATTACAACGATAAGATAAAAGCCATGTTCTCTCTGGCGCCCGTTGCTTACATGTCGAATCTGAAGAGTCCGGTATTGCAATTAGCTGCCACCTTCGTGTCTAGTTTGACggtaaatgatatttttcaattacaactTCGTGTTCGTCAGTGTGATGCGAATCGCTCAATTATTACACGAAACACTTTTTTCAGTCTCTCTTCAAGCTCATCGGTGTTCACGAGTTCTTGCCCACCAGCACTTTCCTTAGCAAAGTTGGAGCTACCTTCTGCAACGACGATGCTCTGACACAAGTCCTTTGCAGTAACATCCTATTCATGTTGGCCGGTTACAACAAGGCTCAATTGAACGCTGTAAGTTTGTCCGCACCTAATCAAAAACCAGCGGAATTCAAATTATACCTGTTTCTCGATTCTGTTTAATTACAATTTGAGCCATTTATGACCAACAGACTATGCTGCCAACTATCCTTGGACATACCCCGGCTGGAGCCTCATCTCGACAAATCGTTCACTACGGTCAAGAAGTTCGATCTGGCAAGTTTAGGTATTACGACCAGGGTTGGATCTCGAATTT
This genomic stretch from Neodiprion pinetum isolate iyNeoPine1 chromosome 6, iyNeoPine1.2, whole genome shotgun sequence harbors:
- the LOC124221067 gene encoding lipase 3-like isoform X2 — translated: MKVLVLLLVGLIGAADAENDDTIWTPEMVQDLFSTATVVGATVPGLVAHHGYFVESHYVTTEDGYILQMHRIPASPKSPEATSRGVVFLMHGLCGSSAAFILMGPGKALAYVLADAGYDVWLGNARGNTYSKNHTTITDFTSKKFWDFEWHEIGIYDLPAMIDYVLENTGQEKVSFVGHSQGATTFYVMASLKPEYNDKIEVMFSLGPVAYMSNLISPVLRLTAKFEGSLGVIFNLFGQYEFLPSHDLISAASSTFCEADALTQYMCSNSIYFLMGFNKAQTNTSMLPIIVKHMPAGASTRQVIHYGQEINSGKFRQWDYGLLFNQVQYGRLTPPDYELSRITAPIHLLYSDNDWMAAVEDVKQLYEELGNPVEMYRIMDGSWNHLDFVFGINAKELVYEHMLAVLQKRYSD
- the LOC124221067 gene encoding lipase 3-like isoform X1 encodes the protein MKVLVLLLVGLIGAADAENDDTIWTPEMVQDLFSTATVVGATVPGLVAHHGYFVESHYVTTEDGYILQMHRIPASPKSPEATSRGVVFLMHGLCGSSAAFILMGPGKALAYVLADAGYDVWLGNARGNTYSKNHTTITDFTSKKFWDFEWHEIGIYDLPAMIDYVLENTGQEKVSFVGHSQGATTFYVMASLKPEYNDKIEVMFSLGPVAYMSNLISPVLRLTAKFEGSLGVIFNLFGQYEFLPSHDLISAASSTFCEADALTQYMCSNSIYFLMGFNKAQTNTSMLPIIVKHMPAGASTRQVIHYGQEINSGKFRQWDYGLLFNQVQYGRLTPPDYELSRITAPIHLLYSDNDWMAAVEVSLPGVFFSFTTSNSCTKSLGTRLRCIESWMGVGTTLILYLVSMPRNSSMNICWLYYKNDIVIR
- the LOC124221069 gene encoding uncharacterized protein, whose translation is MVGAREFLFVITVVVVILAPSLVEPTSIRAKKNADVDLKTPELLKKYGYPIEIHHTVTEDGYILAMHRIPGVLSKGEYKEAWRGPVLLQHGLAGSSADWVIMGPKRSLAYLLADRGYDVWLGNSRGNLYSRNHTVLSPENKLFWNFSWHELGVFDLPATVDYILAQTLLPKIFYISHSQGTTQFWVMASERPSYNEKIILMAALAPVAYTSNLRGPVTKLAVLTPIGVWIGENFGYPEYTPRSTWENLVSTFICRDSSFTQFLCSTVLFLIAGFSPDELDSTNLPVIIGHIPAGASWKQFIHFGQGTMEQGRFRKFDYDSVEKNLRAYNVSVPPEYPLEKITAPVAFFSSKNDWLATPKDVSLLASRLRSLMLSYIVPVDTFNHYDFLWGMHAPELVYERLFTLLEEFSTDNNIERKKYFITILDRRQSVYKANRNRGFHSESSTAVMKLLFILVVALVGSAIADDDADEKVWTEDEVEDILASATSDATATVPVLIANNGYTAETHYVTTDDGYILQMHRIPATPTSAASDDKPVVFLMHGLLSSSADWVIMGPGKGFAYILADAGYDVWMGNARGNTYSKNHTTLTDFTGKDFWYFDWHQIGYYDLPAMIDYALETTGQEKLFYMGHSQGTTSFYVMASMRTDYNDKIKAMFSLAPVAYMSNLKSPVLQLAATFVSSLTSLFKLIGVHEFLPTSTFLSKVGATFCNDDALTQVLCSNILFMLAGYNKAQLNATMLPTILGHTPAGASSRQIVHYGQEVRSGKFRYYDQGWISNLWNYGSIKAPDYDLSAITAPVHLLYSDNDWMAAVTDVTQLYSELGNPIEMYRVLDGKWNHLDYLWGINAKELVYDPIISMIETNYSD